The stretch of DNA TGCCATTACTTTTTGCACTTGGgttttgacagtatttttaGCCAATAGTTATTTACAAAAAACCTTGATAAATGTCTGATGCAAATTTTAAACAGGCTACACGAATTCACTATAATCAGAAGCAATTAACAAATAAGAACTTAAaccatattatataaataattaatttaaaaatattataaatattatcattttGGCTACTTTTTGACTCCATACTAACAAACTACATTTAtcgaatatgcatttttttgtagTGTTACTTGTATTATCTAATTCCTGTAGGGATTAAAGTAACATGATACGTCTAACATGAAccatttctaattttttatttttttttggatttaTGTCTTTTGTTGTTCACAGTGTTGAACAGCTCACTGGCAATTTTAAATACACCTGCAAATCGGTTGATGTTTGATGACTGGGAGAATAAATCAAACAGATCTGAGTGTATTCGCTGTGCTGTGGTGGGAAATGGTGGAATACTGAATGGTTCAAGGAAAGGCAAGGAGATCGATGAACATGACTATGTCTTCAGGTGAGGAGGTTGATCGTTAAGagacattaatatttattatgttggtGCAAATCTCAGAAAGAAAGTATGTGCATGTCTTATGCACATCTTATACTGTTGTCTGAAAATCTTTGACTAATTTGTATGCTTTTTTTAATGGTGTAGTTTTCCTTTAAATCAGTGTTTTGGGTTATGTTTGAATTATTTAGACTCTTCTCTCTCTAAAAACGAAGGATAATCATGTTTATTGATTTAATATCAGAATAATTCTCTTTGGTCTCCCATCTGTAGGGTAAATGGTGCGGCTCTTACAGGGTTTGAGAATGATGTGGGATTCCGGACTTCATTCTACACCTTCTCAACCAACACCATGCGAAACTCGATGCGTAGCTATGCTCGCGTAGGCTACAGAGGTCCACCTATATCCAAAGTAAGCATTGTTAAAAGATAAGACTCACTAACTCCACTGTTTGTCAAAACTATCATATTGAGTGAAATTGAAGCCTTTGACTATGATCTGTCCTATGACAGACTGGTTTTGATTTGACTTTACTCAGATTTAGAGAAAGTGGAGTAAGAAAGTTGATGCTAAAGCAAATAAATTTTCTCACTACGGTttacattatgcattttttttacagtgcaatcaAGGTATGTCTTCCCTGGAAATGAAACCCATGGTCTTGATAGAGCGCTTGCTCTAAACGTTAAACACCCTTTTGTTTAGGGAAGTGTGTTGATGTTGAGTTGGGAGGTTGTTTGCTGCTAACTAgctcttatttttgtttatctTCATCTGTGTAGGAAACCAGGTACATATTCCTGCCAGACCACGACAGAGATTATATTCTTATGAAGGCGGcatccacacacacagcaaTTGTTAAAGGCCCTGAGCGCAGcaaaaagtaaatataatatgtaaattGACACATCCAAAGTTCCTTATGCGTATCCTTGATCGCTACATCAGATAAAGTCCATCTCTCACGACATCCAACTCTCACTGTTTTGACTTTTGTAGATAAAAGACACTTTTGTAATATAGCACAAATAAGACTCaatttaattataatgcatATCTCTTTCAGCCCCCCTTCGTACTTTGGTGAAGATGTGACTGTAGAAAAATTCAAAATCTACCACCCAGACTTTATCCGCTACCTCAGAAACAGGTAAGCTTTGCAAACAAACACTAAGGGATAATGTACAGGATAATGTAAGGGATAATTTAATTTTCAGGACTCTTTGGTGAATAGAgggttcaaaagaacaattgaAGTTGTGTGAGAACAAAGATCCCACAGAGTAATATGAGAGTGGTCATTATACACAAATATTTGACCACAGATCATCCTGAATTGGTTGGATGATTTAAATGGACTGGattatctgttttgttttgttggtctccatttgtatgtatgtgttgaaGTTTAACACTTTCCGTTTTCTCACCAAGGTTCCTGCATTCAAAGCTTCTGAGAACAGGCGCGAGAAGAATTTACAGGCCGTCAACAGGAGCAGTGATGCTCCTAGCTGCTATTCATACATGCGAccaggtttgtttgttttgtttttttttaattgagattttaattaatcaaacaGGTTCCTTAAGAATGTGCCCTGCTTTAAAATGCAACACCCATATCCTTTTCTGTCCAATTTTATAAGTGTATCACAATAGATAACAACATAATGGCAATATTGTACAGATAATTGTACCTAAACTTGTTTGCAAACACTTACAATACCTTTACAAGTTTGTCATGGGTTTAAACACTTCTTTATGACACTTATTTAACATATGCTAGATGTGTAATAAAGAGACAGGACAGGTGACCTCGGTTGTGACATATTGAAGATGCACAGCAACAGTATTGCTGTCATAAAACCAACCCAGGCTAAtcaaaaaagcatttcaaaatgATCCTATACATAAAATTAACTGCTGTTTTTGTTCCTTCTCGAACAAATTATGGTTGCGGGGCAGATTATCTATTAACAAAGTCTTATTTTATTGCGGTTCCTTGCATAatactacaggtgcatctcaataaattagaatgtcgtggaaaagttcatttatttcagtaattcaactcaaattgtgaaactcgtatattaaataaattcagtgcacacggactgaagtagtttaagtctttggttcttttaattgtgatgattttggctcacatttaacaaaaacccaccaattcactatctcaacaaattagaatatggtgacatgccaatcagctaatcaactcaaaacacctgcaaatgtttcctgagccttcaaaattgTCTCTCAGTTttgttcactaggctacacaatcatggggaagactgctgatctgacagttgtccagaagacaatcattgacacccttcacaaggagggtaagccacaaacattaattgccaaagaagctggctgttcacagagtgctgtatccaagcatgttaacaaagttgagtggaaggaaaaagtgtggaagaaaaagatgcacaaccaaccgagagaaccgcagccttatgaggattgtcaagcaaaatcaattcaagaatttgggtgaacttcacaaggaatggactgaggctggggtcaaggcatcaagagccaccacacacagacgtgtcaaggaatttggctacagttgtcgtattccacttgttaagccactcctgaaccacagacaacgtcagaggcgtcttacctgggctaaagagaagaagaactggactgttgcccagtggtccaaagtcctcttttcagatgagagcaagttttgtatttcatttggaaaccaaggtcctagagtctggaggaagggaggtaccaagtactgagtacatatacagtaaatgaacatactttccagaaggtgaacaattcactaaaaatgtttttttttttttttattggtcttatgaagtattctaatttgttgagatagtgaattggtgggtttttgttaaatgtgagccaaaatcatcacaattaaaagaaccaaagacttaaactacttcagtctgtgtgcattgaatttatttaatacacgagcttcacaatttgagttgaattactgaaataaatgaacttttccacgatattctaatttattgagatgcatctGTATGTTAGGCTCTCAAAAACTttttaccatagtgcatgatttgttTAGAATACTTTTTGACATATATGCAAAACATAACCGGCTTTTCTCTttagtaaacttgctcggtagctcacctggtacagcattgcacTAGAGATGCGGCACGATCGTGTTCGAGTCTGGTAAAACACGAGTCATGATAAAAGCCCAAAGACTCGTAGAAGCAAGCTAAAATTACATGGCTGCTTCAGCAACAgacacaaaaccaaacaaacttTACTGTAGATTCaaagcctattattattttcaaatgatgGCATATTAACCGTTTAACCTCTTTTGTCTGCCAAGGAAAGTTAGTGATATgatgatgtttgttttattaacagGTTGATGCTTATGGGTTCATGACTCCTGACTACACTTTGTATTCAGACCACTACTACGACAAACAGCGACgtccagtgcatttttatgCCAATCATGACATGCGAATGGAAATGAGGTTGTGGCAAGAGCTGCATAATGCCGGACTGATCAATCTCTTCATGCGCCAATAAGCACAAATGATGGATGCTACACATTGTAAAGGGTGTTTCTTATTTTCAGAACTGAAAAAGCTCTGGTAGGCGTGTGCAGGACAAACCTGTTATTCTCTCCTTGGTATTAgaaatgttttccttttgaaGGATAAGTTCATAATTGTTCAACAAAAAAACTATGTGCAGAAACTATATAGTCAGTGCTTTGGACTGATtgtcttttgagtcaattcatGAGAGACAAATGGCTGACTAATGTGTTATAGGGAGATGGCTGCTATTTGTTCACACATATTGAGTCATTTCACATCAAGGCCAAGCAGGATTAATCACGGTCTTGCTTTGGGCCACGTACAAAATTTCTGTAATACGTGCCTTAAGCCTTCTCAAACGATGGACTGTCATGGCGTGTGAGAAACAGCGAGAgtttaaaagattcagagaatcacACTTAAGTGAAAAATAATCAACCAAagagaatattttaaattaaatttttcatttaatcttttttttaacatggtGTGCGAGAGCATAAATGTTTCTAGATGGTCAATTCAAAATCTACTTGTTGCCATGTTGCATCATGTGGAAATCAAGAAGggttttctgtttttaagagattttttttatgccttAGGTTGTTATGTTTACAGCTTAACTTTACTTGGAAGCTTGAAAGTGCAATATCTTATGGTTCACAAGCGGTTTGAATCAAAATGTGAATttcttttgtgatttatttgatcCTGCTAATGTTATGGTCTGTTTGGTCACTTGATGCTATCTCTTGATTTGTATTTAACAAATTGTTTACCAAATAATTTAACTGCTATGTTCACTCTGGGCAAATTAACTGGTTTAGAGAAATCATTCCACTTTTATAAAATAGTTAAGGATTTTTGGAAACAGATGCTAGTAACAAAAATTGAAAGATGGTCCTACAGCAAGGGTGTATTTTAAGCTCATAATAAATCCTTTGAAATGGTGTAGTTGATTATAAAATGATATGCCTCCATTTTGTCTCAGAATGCTGTGGATATGGCCTTAGCTACAGTGTGGAAGTCAGTTCTATATAGTTTGGTTTGAAAAGAACTTGGTGTTTAGAGCGAAATCTAAGAGATGGATACATAGTCCCAGTATGCtggtattattttaatattcattgaCTCCATGATATTTATGTTTCTGTGTAACTAAGGGTTGAACTGACATGTCAATTTGCTTTATGAAGCTAAATATTTGCACCAGTTTATAGCACTGTAGTTTGAGCTTAATTATACTATCACTTCCTTAAGGAATATTTGACAGTGGGGTGggttatttgatcccctgctgattttgcccgctgacaaagaaatgatcagtctataattttaatggtaggtttatacagaataacaacaacaaaaatccagaaaaac from Onychostoma macrolepis isolate SWU-2019 chromosome 12, ASM1243209v1, whole genome shotgun sequence encodes:
- the st6galnac gene encoding alpha-N-acetylgalactosaminide alpha-2,6-sialyltransferase 2, with amino-acid sequence MTVRLPSRLLLWFIGLLGVALVTLFVVCVTTQIQVPWQVMSLKRFPSKHFRFFSDKNDSSSSEYQLSAENELDTVEELEQNSLQKSDVQDSSESENDAKSNQAKSNQAKSITNSSKPVAKPTEPDFFGDRYTTDDIPSQTNCPNNIRKHVPQTQFAEMFLTNIPVLQWAKHFSPEEYQRLSHYGGAHGWGSVSAEVLNSSLAILNTPANRLMFDDWENKSNRSECIRCAVVGNGGILNGSRKGKEIDEHDYVFRVNGAALTGFENDVGFRTSFYTFSTNTMRNSMRSYARVGYRGPPISKETRYIFLPDHDRDYILMKAASTHTAIVKGPERSKNPPSYFGEDVTVEKFKIYHPDFIRYLRNRFLHSKLLRTGARRIYRPSTGAVMLLAAIHTCDQVDAYGFMTPDYTLYSDHYYDKQRRPVHFYANHDMRMEMRLWQELHNAGLINLFMRQ